In a single window of the Prochlorococcus marinus CUG1415 genome:
- a CDS encoding DUF1330 domain-containing protein → MNKRGAKGYWISTAKIINQDLFDEYVNKVGPWLKEVGGQVFAKDTEPQGKERTEDVDLAVICEFPSMKDAVEAYESEEYRELSKLRKEATENSTFTIMEGLDEAAKLRRAMGM, encoded by the coding sequence ATGAATAAAAGAGGAGCTAAAGGTTATTGGATATCGACTGCAAAAATAATTAATCAAGATTTATTTGATGAATATGTAAATAAAGTTGGACCATGGCTGAAAGAGGTTGGAGGCCAAGTCTTTGCAAAAGATACAGAGCCTCAAGGGAAAGAGAGGACAGAAGATGTCGATTTAGCCGTTATTTGTGAATTCCCTTCCATGAAAGATGCGGTCGAAGCTTATGAATCTGAAGAATATAGAGAACTTTCAAAGCTAAGAAAAGAAGCTACTGAAAATTCTACATTTACAATTATGGAAGGTTTAGATGAGGCTGCAAAGCTGAGAAGAGCAATGGGTATGTAA
- a CDS encoding DnaJ domain-containing protein has translation MKNESKAYYLQVLGLSSNFNETELKDAYRREAKKWHPDLNKDDIYAEERLQLINEAYAFLKGSKNNNSTKRKSSNSYSRNSASKSENNKVWSMTNIFSPIKLILKKLIFYSGGFIAPLFSVIGIVLFSINIINAEAGLFKFLIILILVLGSIAFYRINNFQLNWYKNFGGKLSNEAIRSLAKLWWIFSSIIILITSYILFLDKDQRVLRGEDTNRKVESVKKALYEGIDQCRKRYRNNLSTRFQDAPAFSGNFDEFQIVPVIRNKKGKEITKGKVENLVKRYKPTCFEAKAIPLNTENTWFWINQPKINFFAGYDQKPIERHYTSNTLTRCGDASKPGCKSNEYWWEYGFKGPK, from the coding sequence GTGAAAAATGAATCCAAGGCCTATTACTTACAAGTTTTAGGTTTATCAAGCAACTTTAATGAGACAGAGCTTAAGGATGCTTATCGTAGAGAGGCTAAAAAATGGCATCCTGATTTAAATAAAGATGACATATACGCAGAGGAAAGATTGCAGTTAATTAATGAAGCATATGCTTTTTTAAAAGGCTCCAAAAACAATAACTCAACCAAAAGAAAAAGCTCTAATTCTTATTCAAGAAATAGTGCATCAAAAAGTGAGAATAATAAGGTCTGGTCAATGACAAATATTTTTTCTCCAATTAAGTTAATTTTAAAAAAATTAATTTTTTATTCAGGGGGATTTATAGCCCCATTATTTTCTGTTATTGGAATTGTACTTTTTAGCATTAACATCATCAATGCAGAAGCAGGATTATTCAAGTTTTTAATAATTTTAATTTTGGTCCTGGGTTCAATAGCGTTTTATAGGATTAATAATTTTCAATTAAATTGGTACAAAAATTTTGGAGGAAAACTTTCTAACGAAGCAATTAGAAGCCTAGCTAAATTATGGTGGATTTTTTCTTCCATAATAATTCTGATTACTTCGTATATCTTATTTTTGGACAAAGATCAGAGAGTTTTAAGAGGTGAAGATACTAATCGCAAAGTCGAATCTGTCAAAAAAGCATTATATGAAGGTATTGATCAATGTCGTAAAAGATATAGAAATAATCTTTCTACGAGGTTTCAAGATGCTCCAGCATTTTCAGGGAATTTTGATGAGTTTCAGATAGTGCCTGTTATAAGGAATAAAAAAGGTAAAGAAATAACTAAAGGGAAAGTTGAAAATTTAGTTAAACGTTATAAACCTACTTGCTTTGAAGCTAAAGCAATTCCTTTGAATACTGAAAACACTTGGTTTTGGATTAATCAACCCAAAATAAATTTCTTTGCAGGATATGATCAAAAACCTATTGAAAGGCACTATACAAGTAACACTCTAACTAGATGTGGAGACGCATCTAAACCAGGTTGCAAATCAAATGAATATTGGTGGGAATATGGATTTAAAGGGCCAAAATAA
- a CDS encoding DUF3804 family protein, whose product MTDRETIESMLYKLATPQNMGSFFVNNATSDFLLIRPSGNPISAKGFEEMMSSGDVVQEKAEITKIHKFEFLSSDVAMCVFTLGAKFSYKGTPNDDLPTVTSIFKKINGIWKIHWMQRSTGDSDLSLWD is encoded by the coding sequence ATGACAGATAGAGAAACAATTGAATCAATGTTGTACAAGTTAGCAACACCTCAGAATATGGGCTCATTTTTTGTAAATAATGCCACTTCAGATTTTTTACTCATCAGGCCCAGTGGGAATCCAATAAGTGCAAAGGGATTCGAGGAAATGATGAGTTCTGGAGATGTTGTTCAGGAAAAAGCAGAAATTACAAAAATTCATAAGTTTGAATTTCTTTCTTCCGATGTAGCAATGTGTGTTTTTACGCTTGGGGCAAAATTCTCTTACAAAGGGACTCCCAATGATGATTTGCCAACTGTAACTTCTATTTTTAAAAAGATTAATGGGATTTGGAAAATCCATTGGATGCAAAGATCAACAGGAGATTCAGATTTGTCTTTATGGGATTAG
- a CDS encoding DUF1651 domain-containing protein: MEKFTLINKDRSRIKVFEPFEDVSKPSPSIDAMMISYGCVFKRSSKPVMKGSRVETIEEARKEYKKLLEEGWKKTSIFRSYF, from the coding sequence ATGGAGAAATTTACTCTTATAAATAAGGATAGATCGAGAATAAAAGTATTCGAACCTTTCGAAGATGTTTCCAAGCCTTCTCCTTCTATTGATGCAATGATGATTTCCTATGGTTGTGTTTTCAAGAGAAGTAGTAAACCAGTCATGAAGGGAAGCAGAGTGGAAACTATAGAAGAAGCGAGAAAAGAATATAAGAAACTACTAGAGGAAGGGTGGAAGAAAACCTCAATATTCAGAAGCTACTTCTAG
- a CDS encoding RNA recognition motif domain-containing protein — protein sequence MTIFIGNLSWETEVEDLEQLFSNYGVVKKCYLPLDRETGRKRGFAFVDLNDHNSEKKAIDDLQDVEWMGREIRVNEAEKRKGPNNKKNYKFNRNN from the coding sequence ATGACTATTTTTATTGGAAATTTATCTTGGGAAACTGAGGTCGAAGATCTTGAACAACTTTTTAGTAATTATGGAGTAGTTAAAAAATGTTATTTACCTCTTGATAGAGAAACAGGAAGAAAAAGAGGTTTCGCTTTCGTGGATTTAAATGATCATAATTCCGAAAAAAAAGCTATTGATGATCTTCAAGATGTTGAATGGATGGGAAGAGAGATAAGGGTTAATGAGGCTGAAAAAAGAAAGGGACCCAATAATAAAAAAAACTATAAGTTCAATAGAAACAATTAG
- a CDS encoding 5'-3' exonuclease, translating to MDKTKTWVIRVFAVFVIGVYLLLYLNVQKKPSLLFFKPSIEDLKYKELDKKRVNAEFAAKRDYTDYENFGSIIFCNSSFNSWIESANFLKQMDLYISGKEADLSEWDIAIKDYENERSKCRDFNP from the coding sequence ATGGATAAAACTAAAACTTGGGTAATCAGAGTATTTGCTGTTTTTGTTATTGGTGTATACCTTCTTTTATATCTAAATGTACAGAAGAAACCATCCTTACTTTTTTTTAAACCTAGCATTGAAGATTTGAAATATAAAGAATTAGATAAGAAACGGGTAAATGCAGAATTTGCTGCAAAAAGAGATTATACGGACTATGAAAATTTTGGAAGTATAATTTTTTGCAATTCTTCATTCAATAGTTGGATTGAATCAGCAAACTTTTTGAAACAAATGGATTTGTACATTTCTGGGAAAGAAGCCGATTTATCAGAATGGGATATTGCTATCAAAGATTATGAAAACGAAAGATCAAAATGTAGAGATTTTAATCCTTGA
- a CDS encoding vanadium nitrogenase: MKVLENIASDLEQRTAEASIGNSSRPTILFCGCDTRLKKDLHKRAKRIGFNPSYAIKHPSIKVELQNFGNRKIETDRFKTITMDYENFEFICRYLES; encoded by the coding sequence ATGAAAGTTCTCGAAAATATTGCATCCGATTTAGAACAAAGAACTGCTGAGGCTTCAATAGGTAATTCTTCTAGGCCAACTATCTTGTTCTGTGGCTGCGATACTCGACTTAAAAAGGATTTGCATAAACGTGCAAAGCGTATTGGCTTTAATCCATCTTACGCAATAAAACATCCATCTATTAAAGTTGAATTGCAGAATTTTGGGAATAGAAAAATAGAAACAGATAGGTTTAAGACAATAACTATGGACTACGAAAACTTTGAATTTATTTGCAGGTATTTAGAGAGTTAA